The Falco rusticolus isolate bFalRus1 chromosome 4, bFalRus1.pri, whole genome shotgun sequence genome includes the window GTGATTGTCTATCTTGGGTTCTGGCTCCTTGCATCGCTCCTCTTTGCCCAGATCTTTTTTCTCACCTCCATCTTCCAGCTGTGGTTTGACATTTTCTGTAGctgaataaaaaggaaagagattaGATCAACTTGCTATTCTGTAGTGCACAACATGCCTCATCTTCTGTAGGCTGCattatttcccatttctccCACCCACAGCACACTAGGGTTTCTCTGGttatttttcctgaaggaaacaGGTGCTGAGGAAGAATTTAAGTCTTCACAACAATCCCTCTCTTTCTTCAGTAGTCGTTCTAACAAGGATATGCAGGCTAAGCAACATAccttcagaattattttggcAGTTTCAGGCAATTAAGAGTTGCAATATACTAATCAATCCTTTCATGCTGAGCTTGAAAGCAGTGTTCTCATCATTCTTTAGCCATAACTAGCTGAGCAATAATACATTTTGTCAGTCAGCTACCTGTTATTTACAAGATTACACACATGAAGGAGAGAGCAAGAGAGGAAGAAGTGATCTGATCAGATGCTTTTCTGTATATACAGATTCCATATATATCTACATATACACAGATGGTATAAAGCAAAgtatatacaaacacacacacagtgtCAAGACTTACGCCTGTGGTGTTCTCCTCAGTAAGAGGAAGAGAACCACTTCCCCAAGACAAGTGATTAAATTtccaaaaggaggaaaacttctCAGTTATACTATCCTAAACACCAGCCTTAGTCTTATGTTTTGAAGAGGAAGCATACAAAACTATTCCTCAGAGATTATCTTctgaaggagaagagagaaaggaatttCTCTTGCTGACCTTCTAGCTTCTTTGGTGTTTCATCTTCTTTCAAGACAATGTGATCCTGCAAAGAACCAAAAACCACCTTAGTGTATTATCAAACAGTAGTTCTGCcacaaaatctttcagaaaGTCTTGCTTGGCTTCTGATCTAAGTTTATGCATTTATCATGGTAAAAGCCAACAGCTGCAGCCACTATGTGCACCTCTTCATCCCCTCCATCACTACATAATCCCCAAAGAAGTGGTAGGAGGTAACTATTATGTTATGTCAAGGTGCACATCTCAGGATTCACACAGCTGCAGATGCTACATCCATCCATCAGTCTTAAAACTTTGTCTATGAGAAACAGTTCAGTCCCAAGGCCTGGAAGTACCATTCTTGTCAAGCATCCGCTACCACCCAGGAGAAGCTGGTATTCACAACCAGAACACAAGCAGCCCTTGAGCACCCTATTCCTATTCAGCAATTACTGTCTTCAGCGAGTATCCCTTGTGACCTGAACTAAGTATCCCTTGTGACCTGAACCTCAGGTAACTGACAAAACCTTTTCAGATCATTTCCCCAACAATCTCAATTAACTGCTGGAAATACATGCAACACTTCAGAACAGCTTGCATGTTTTCCCACCCATGAAATTCAACTTGCAGTAATTTTTGCAAATATGCTATCTCCTTTCCATCCCAGCATTTCCCACAATTCCAATGCTTTAAATGAAGACATAGGAATTTCCAAAGTGCTGTCCTCCATTTAGTCAGAAATTCACAGGAATTAATGTTACATTCTCGAAAAAGGCAACTAAAGAGAACCTGATGCCAGCCTGATAAAGGGgtacagaggaaaaacaaaccccttTCCTACACCAACAGCACCCAGTTGACAAAACCCAGCTCCCagtctttttcccctcctcctttcttatGACCCAAATCCCCCGAAATACACTCCAGTCTGTATAAGGTAGGCAAAAGCACACTACCAGCACCCTCACacttaagggaaaaaaggaggggaaaaaagttacattGGACTAATCTTTTCTTCCTAAGGTTCCAGGAGAAATGAGGCTGCTACTACTTTTTCAGCACAAAGAGTGAACGGGATGTCAAGTTTCCATGCTATCTGACATGTCAAACACGTTGCCCACACAGTGGCTACTCACTGAATCCTACCTACTTAAGAGTAAGGCAGCAGGCTGTAAAACTGAATATAGGgcactgaaatacagaaacgAATAGGCAACGTACCCTTTATTCCAAAACGAGATTTGGTGGTTAACTACAAGCCTCACCAACCATTACACATCCCAGCTTTAAGATCAAAAAATACCTTATAGAGCGAGAAACACTTTTGTCTGACATCACAAAATCAAGTACATGCTGGACCTGACACTCAAAGCTGATCTTGAGTTAGTTTTTCACTGTTGATCACTTAAGCTTAACCTCCTGCTAAAATGCTTTCACACTGAATGCAGAGACACGTATTGAAGAGAGGTGAAGCACACAGCCGGGCCACATCAAGATTTATGACTGTAGCTCACCAGCATTCACCAACCTTCAGAGCTGGCATCAAGACCACCTCTGCCAAACTGCAGAACAAAGAGAAGTATCATCTCCCTGTCTGGCTGCGTGCCAAGAACTCTGGCTGTACCTCACTTACAAGGAAGACCAAAGgctttggaatttttttttcttttttttttgaacacacATCCACAGTCTAATTAATAGTTTTCCATGCAAACTACAGAGCATGCTAAGATCTGATATACCAAAGATAACGAGCTATCAAAAAGAGAATTCAGGAATAACTGTCTAACTTGAAGTTACCCTATGCATAATTCAGGTCTGTCATCTTAAAGAGAACACAGGCATTGCATTGTGACAAGACTGTAAGACTTGTCTGAGCTGCTAGCTTTGTGGTTTGACAGTGAAAGAAGTACAAATACCTTAGGCTTGTTTGGGTGAGCTCGCACAACGCCGGTGGATACAGGAGATCCAAAGATATCACTTGTCTTCCCACCAGGTGGATTCATGCGTGGACGAGGCTGAGAAGAACTAGAATCCTCAAAAATaccactttcttttcctcctgcaagagagttatgattattttttttgttcctagATGACCTAGTTTTACAACactgcattaaaaaagtaaaaaaagaaatacaagaattCAAAGACTTGTAGAACTCTACTGCCTAGATACTTACCTTTGCTTGACTGAAGATACTAGTTGAAATCCTTTGTTACAAGAATTCACTAGCCCATCTCAGAATCACAGCTGTACTCTGTGCAGCTAACTGATGAGACAGCTCTAGAATAGAAGCAGTTTCCTTTCATCATTTCCTAGACCTCAGCTCAGAAAGAATCAGACTTGGATGATGTGCTAAGAAGTCTGCGAACATGTAGATCGCTGAAATATTCATATATTCAGaaatctgaataatttattGTTCAAGCCCACCCAATTTGTAAAAATGCAAcataaaaagacagacagatcTCAGTGTTCCATTTGAGGAACACAAAACCAGTACTGAGCTGCAATTCAGAGCCCAGTGGTGCTAAAGGAGGTGGCTGCTCTTACCTGGAGGGTTCGTTCTTTTTGGAATGTTTTGAGGTTGTTCTGATGCTCCAAAGATATTGGATGCCATCCGATGTGGCCGGCTTGAAGAAGAAACTTCTTCTGTACTCCCAAAGAGATTACTAGAACCTCCTCCTGGGGGCTTCAATACCCTGCATTGCAGAATGAGAGAAGAGACAAaaagtttatttgaaatttaCAGCATTCAACATATTTGACGTCCCCTCCCCATTCTCCCTTGTACGCTATGAATAActattctgattttaatttaattcaggTAATTCTGCTATGTCTTTGAAGTATCTACTTTTCAAGAGCTGTTCTAATAAAATATTCTCAAGTTCAGCACAAATATTGCCAGCCTCCTAGTAAGTCAACTTCATCATTAAGTTACGTGTGATTACTTGGAATGGTCACACCAGTGCCACGAGAACAAATGGCTACGCTATCTGTGGTGTTCCAGGAGCAACAGGAGATTAGGAGAAGACGTATGACTCTGgttagtatttttaaaataactattaCAGAATCAGACTTTCTGCTAAATCACAGTACCAACTTTGCATCTGTGATACAACTCAAACTCactttttaacaaaaccagGAATTTCATAGCTACTAAAAAATTTCCTAGTTTCAACTGCCAGTAATCATATTAGCTGCTGAAGAGTTTACAATGGAAAGCTGGAATGCcaaaaagccacatttttaGGGGTCAAGATAAAATCCATTACAACCAAAGCTCTGCACCAGAGGTGTACCAAACAGATCCTCATAAATTTTGGAGGTTACAATAGAAATGCATTGACTTCTTGAAAACCTACCAAAAGTCATGCTTGTCCTTGAGTAATAAGTCCAGTTAACACCTATGCCTTGTTCAACAGACTTCAGGTCCTGCCCTGAAAAGGAACTGAACTACTACCCAGAAGCAGAACCAGTGGAACTGATTgggaaatgaacagaaaaagcatggCAAAGCAATTAATACGTACAtagcaaaaataatctttacatTTATGTCTACTCAGCCAATTAGCTACAATCTTAGCAGCTGAGCAAAAGTAGTAGCTGAATTATACCTCTTCTAATCTGAATACTTGATCTGGGACCTAAACTAACCTTTACTTTTATACAAAAGGAACACTTACAAATTGCAACATCTTTATCCCACACTACCTGAACAGAATTCAAATGTCAGTGAATCAATACAAGACACTCCCTCCATAGATCTGTGACAGAAGCAAGACGTTTCAAGTTAGGTATCTGCCAGGCATAAAAAGAGGTTCCTCTCTGAGCCAAGATCTACTCCAATTTAAGTCTAAGATTTAATTTCACAAAAGTGGAGATATTTGGCTGCTCTGTCAGAAAATGAGCCTTGTCAGCATTTTAGAACTCAGGATGCAGAAAGCAGTTCTATACTCTttgagaggaaggagaaaaaagttcCTCTTTTAGCCTGGGAGTAGTTTATATAGACAGAACCAGCCTCAGAGAAACTATCTTTACTGGCCAACTTCAATATTTTAATCCTTAGTAAAACCGTGGATTTAATGAATCCCTTTAGCTTGAGGGAGTAAGTAGAATTTCAGTAGACAGGATAACTCTTGTCCACTGGACAGGTAACATCATATCTGAGCAGAAGGTTTATTTACAATTTAACTTTCAACACACTACAGATCCAACTATGCTACAGGCTTTCCACGTATCTCAGAAGATTTAAAACTGCTATTAAAACCAGACATCATATAGGCAAATTATGTATGTCAATCATTCAGAATGGACCAGAAACCACGAAGCAGTTTGAGCATTTAAACTtgagaaatggaaggaaaagggaacAAGAGGAGATGGACGGATGACACACCAACGCAAAAACAGGAGTTTGGGAAGGGGCTCCTGttaaaacagcagctctgttaGTATCCTTCATATAATTTCAGTGATTTCTGGATTTACCCATTCTTtccagaaatttttttaaagcatctagTCTTTCTTGAGTTCTAAGTATACTATCAAAGAGAttgaaaggaagcaaaacataCTTTACACAGATAGCATTTCTTACACTATAGATTCACTCCATTTACCATGCTGTTTTCTTAACACATTGTTACAAGCGTAGGAGGGAATAACAAAATAActatattcagattttttttggtttaagaaaaacaaccagCCATAAGAATCAAATTACTTCTCATTCCTGCAACTGGATTTAAGattcactgcaggaaaaaaaaaaagagcaaccCCATTTTAAGATTAAAGGTCTTGATTATTCCATTAACCAACTCAGTTAAGCATCAAAAGAAATCCAACACTAATTAATCTTATATTGTCCTCCCATTTTCAGCTCAGTATACAT containing:
- the JPT2 gene encoding jupiter microtubule associated homolog 2 yields the protein MFQGPEADSAKPSSRVLKPPGGGSSNLFGSTEEVSSSSRPHRMASNIFGASEQPQNIPKRTNPPGGKESGIFEDSSSSQPRPRMNPPGGKTSDIFGSPVSTGVVRAHPNKPKDHIVLKEDETPKKLEATENVKPQLEDGGEKKDLGKEERCKEPEPKIDNHEPRLGPRPRSHNKVLNPPGGKSSIAFY